In Vibrio hippocampi, a single genomic region encodes these proteins:
- the bcp gene encoding thioredoxin-dependent thiol peroxidase: MNTLTAGTPAPNVSLLDQDGNSVTLSDFKGQKVLFYFYPKAMTPGCTVQAQGLRDIKAELDAHNVAVLGVSIDPVKRLGKFIERDELNFTLLSDEDHAAAEQFGVWGEKKFMGKVYDGLHRISFLIDENGIIEQVFNKFKTKTHHEVVLDYLNGVQA, from the coding sequence ATGAATACACTCACGGCTGGCACTCCGGCACCCAATGTTTCTCTGCTCGATCAAGATGGAAACAGCGTCACTCTAAGTGACTTTAAAGGTCAAAAAGTGTTGTTTTATTTTTACCCGAAAGCGATGACACCTGGCTGTACAGTACAAGCTCAAGGTCTGCGTGATATCAAAGCCGAGCTAGACGCTCATAATGTCGCGGTACTCGGTGTCAGTATCGACCCAGTCAAGCGCCTCGGGAAATTCATCGAGCGAGATGAGCTAAACTTCACGCTACTGTCTGACGAAGACCACGCCGCTGCCGAACAATTCGGCGTGTGGGGCGAAAAAAAGTTTATGGGTAAAGTCTACGACGGACTACACCGCATCAGTTTTCTGATTGATGAAAATGGGATCATTGAGCAAGTGTTTAACAAGTTCAAAACCAAGACTCACCATGAAGTGGTTCTAGATTATCTCAACGGTGTACAAGCCTAA
- a CDS encoding glycine cleavage system protein R: protein MNQYLVITAVGTDRPGICNEVMHLVTHSGCNIVDSRIALFGNEFTLIMLVSGNANHITRVETSLPLLGQEHDLITMMKRTSKHLPLDSHYTVEVFVESDDRVGLTEQFTQFFANRQIGLASLSAQTITKERTGSEVDHFQIALTANVDDNCNLMQLQEEFNALCGTLSVQGSLNFINSSGH, encoded by the coding sequence ATGAATCAATATTTAGTGATTACCGCTGTAGGCACTGATCGTCCTGGTATCTGTAATGAAGTTATGCATTTAGTCACTCATTCAGGATGTAACATTGTTGATAGCCGCATTGCCCTATTTGGTAATGAATTTACTTTGATTATGTTGGTATCTGGCAATGCAAACCACATTACTCGAGTGGAAACCAGCCTACCGTTATTGGGTCAAGAACATGATCTGATCACTATGATGAAACGTACCTCTAAACATCTCCCTCTCGACAGTCACTACACCGTAGAAGTGTTCGTCGAGTCAGATGATCGAGTGGGACTGACGGAGCAGTTCACTCAGTTCTTTGCTAATCGTCAAATTGGTTTAGCCTCGCTCAGCGCTCAAACCATCACCAAAGAAAGAACCGGCTCCGAGGTGGACCACTTTCAAATAGCACTCACCGCCAACGTCGATGACAACTGCAATTTAATGCAGCTCCAAGAAGAGTTTAATGCGCTGTGTGGGACGCTATCGGTTCAAGGTTCACTCAACTTCATTAACAGTAGCGGTCACTAA
- the dapA gene encoding 4-hydroxy-tetrahydrodipicolinate synthase has product MFSGSIVALITPFTPDGEVDFVSLRKLVEHHVSAGTDGIVAVGTTGESATLTVEEHVKVVAKTVEFAQGRVPIIAGTGANATHEAITFSRLLSNVGIAGCLSVTPYYNKPTQEGMFQHYKAISQETDIPQILYNVPGRTGVDLKPETVARLAEIPSIVALKDATGDLERVAIHRELCGEDFILLSGDDATGLDFVKRGGQGVISVTNNIAAADMAKMLSLALEGKFEEAEVINQRLMGLHHKLFVESSPIPVKWAAHKLGMIADGGLRLPLTELSQEGKTVVAQALTEACIY; this is encoded by the coding sequence ATGTTTTCAGGAAGTATTGTTGCACTCATTACCCCATTCACTCCAGACGGCGAAGTTGACTTTGTTAGCCTACGAAAATTGGTAGAGCATCATGTTAGCGCGGGTACGGATGGTATCGTCGCGGTTGGGACGACAGGGGAGTCTGCAACACTCACTGTTGAAGAACATGTAAAAGTCGTGGCTAAAACGGTTGAGTTTGCCCAAGGACGCGTGCCAATTATTGCCGGCACGGGCGCAAATGCAACGCATGAAGCGATTACCTTTAGTCGTTTATTAAGTAATGTCGGCATCGCTGGCTGCTTAAGCGTGACACCATATTACAACAAGCCGACTCAAGAAGGCATGTTCCAGCATTATAAAGCGATCTCTCAAGAGACCGATATTCCTCAGATTCTCTACAACGTACCAGGTCGTACCGGGGTAGACCTAAAACCAGAGACAGTTGCACGTCTGGCTGAGATCCCATCAATTGTGGCACTGAAAGATGCGACCGGTGATCTTGAAAGAGTTGCAATTCATCGTGAACTTTGTGGCGAAGATTTTATCTTACTAAGTGGTGATGATGCGACTGGACTGGATTTTGTTAAGCGAGGCGGTCAAGGGGTTATCTCGGTAACCAACAATATTGCTGCTGCAGACATGGCAAAGATGCTATCTCTGGCGCTTGAAGGCAAATTTGAAGAAGCAGAAGTGATCAACCAACGCCTAATGGGACTGCACCATAAACTGTTTGTAGAATCGAGCCCGATTCCAGTTAAGTGGGCAGCACACAAATTAGGAATGATTGCCGATGGTGGCTTGCGTTTACCACTCACTGAACTGTCTCAAGAAGGCAAAACAGTGGTAGCTCAAGCTTTAACAGAGGCTTGTATTTATTAA
- the bamC gene encoding outer membrane protein assembly factor BamC: MKFSRQLAVSSLAVIVLAACSSDPRTRREAKDDFNYLEAPALESWSMPDGATPQYYPNYQIPKGDYQGEVGRDVDIRPPQQVLELIPGARVERQGSQVTLWLLQEQEMDKVWSTIQEMMTKQNIKAVKQSDTEIETDWVSWKSADEDTEIGSRYRITRTEANNRYGFTTELIDWKEGNQVKPVTRTNEERYNTLLTNLITARYDTNLREDAARRASELVKTIPVSMGTDRSGLPVIIARTSYDVLWQRAPKLLPQMGFTVLTRNQSQGTITATYASPNDEFWNSVGLKPIDLKSGDYTFLLGDLGNRTSINVTDDKGKPVEENLLRSLEPVLAAVGQL; the protein is encoded by the coding sequence ATGAAATTTTCTCGTCAGCTAGCGGTATCTTCGCTCGCTGTTATCGTATTAGCCGCTTGCTCTAGCGACCCTAGAACTCGCAGAGAAGCAAAAGACGACTTCAATTATCTTGAAGCCCCAGCTCTGGAAAGCTGGAGCATGCCTGATGGTGCGACGCCACAGTATTATCCTAACTATCAGATCCCTAAAGGCGATTATCAAGGTGAAGTGGGGCGTGACGTTGATATTCGACCGCCACAGCAAGTGCTTGAGCTTATTCCGGGTGCCCGTGTTGAGCGCCAAGGGTCACAGGTGACTCTGTGGTTGCTGCAAGAGCAAGAGATGGATAAAGTCTGGAGCACTATCCAAGAAATGATGACAAAGCAGAATATCAAAGCGGTCAAGCAATCCGATACTGAGATTGAAACCGACTGGGTATCCTGGAAATCAGCCGATGAAGATACAGAAATCGGCAGTCGTTATCGTATTACTCGCACAGAAGCCAATAATCGCTATGGTTTTACCACTGAGTTGATCGATTGGAAAGAAGGTAACCAAGTTAAGCCGGTCACTAGGACCAATGAAGAGCGTTACAATACCTTGCTAACCAACTTGATTACCGCACGCTACGATACTAACTTGCGTGAAGACGCTGCCCGTCGAGCCAGTGAGTTGGTGAAAACAATCCCAGTCAGTATGGGTACTGACCGCAGTGGTTTACCGGTTATTATTGCACGGACTTCCTATGATGTACTTTGGCAACGTGCGCCTAAGTTGCTGCCACAAATGGGCTTTACGGTATTAACCCGTAATCAGTCTCAGGGCACAATTACCGCGACCTACGCCTCACCGAACGATGAGTTTTGGAATAGTGTTGGTTTGAAGCCGATTGATCTGAAATCAGGGGATTACACTTTCCTACTGGGTGATCTCGGCAACCGAACTTCGATCAACGTCACCGACGATAAAGGTAAGCCGGTCGAAGAAAACTTATTACGTTCTTTAGAGCCAGTGTTGGCGGCGGTTGGTCAGCTATAA
- a CDS encoding DUF2897 family protein, translating to MIEWLFSPWVIICVVVAVVVGNIAALKYTANMKFGQGPKPGSREHNLDRLNELDKQSQDPNKKPQD from the coding sequence ATGATTGAATGGTTATTTAGTCCATGGGTGATTATCTGTGTGGTGGTTGCTGTGGTTGTGGGGAACATCGCTGCACTTAAATACACGGCGAATATGAAGTTTGGGCAAGGTCCTAAGCCGGGTTCCCGTGAACATAACTTAGACCGACTTAACGAGCTAGACAAACAGAGCCAAGACCCTAATAAAAAACCGCAAGATTAG
- a CDS encoding M15 family metallopeptidase, giving the protein MTPAQLVGQDASHLSEVLIGIRSFEVHREVKADLLALEQSARQAGFEFHIASGYRSFERQLAIWNNKMSGVRPILDLHSQPLATEHLSESEKVFAILRWSALPGASRHHWGTDFDLYAHNLLPEGTAIALEPWEYLSGHQTPFYQWLLEHAQQWGFFFPYAQDLGGVSPEPWHLSHKLTAHQCLQLTDPKILQSTLEQTEILGRKTILSELDTLYTQFIANICQ; this is encoded by the coding sequence ATGACTCCAGCCCAACTTGTCGGCCAAGATGCTTCGCACCTCTCTGAGGTGTTGATTGGCATTCGCTCATTCGAGGTGCATCGAGAGGTAAAAGCCGATCTTTTGGCTCTCGAACAAAGCGCTCGTCAAGCTGGGTTTGAATTTCATATTGCCAGTGGCTATCGCAGTTTTGAGCGCCAACTGGCGATATGGAACAACAAAATGTCGGGGGTGCGACCGATTCTCGACCTACACAGCCAACCTCTAGCAACCGAACACTTATCTGAGTCAGAGAAAGTGTTCGCAATCCTAAGATGGAGCGCACTACCGGGTGCAAGTCGACATCACTGGGGAACCGACTTCGATTTATACGCTCATAATCTATTGCCAGAAGGCACGGCAATCGCCTTAGAGCCTTGGGAATATCTATCGGGTCATCAAACACCGTTTTACCAGTGGTTACTAGAACACGCTCAGCAGTGGGGTTTCTTTTTTCCTTACGCGCAGGATCTTGGGGGCGTGTCACCTGAGCCTTGGCATCTTAGCCATAAGCTTACCGCTCACCAATGCTTACAGCTCACCGACCCTAAAATACTGCAAAGCACGCTAGAGCAAACTGAAATTTTGGGACGGAAAACCATACTTTCTGAGCTCGATACCCTATACACTCAATTTATAGCGAATATCTGCCAATAG
- the dapE gene encoding succinyl-diaminopimelate desuccinylase: MTDSPVLALAKDLISRQSVTPEDADCQKVMIERLEKLGFEIEVMVFEDTTNFWARRGQQAPLFAFAGHTDVVPAGPLDQWNTSPFEPTIIDGYLYGRGAADMKGSLACMLVAAERFVAEHPDHKGSIAFLITSDEEGPFINGTTRVIDTLMARDEKIDMCIVGEPSSTNHVGDVVKNGRRGSITGDLRVKGIQGHVAYPHLANNPIHKAMPALAELAATEWDQGNAYFPPTSFQIPNLQAGTGASNVIPGEFDVQFNFRFSTELTDETIKSRVHTVLDQHQLDYDLKWTLSGHPFLTDTGALLDAVVTGVEAVNGTKPELLTTGGTSDGRFIARMGAQVVELGPVNATIHKVNECVKVDDLEKLTDMFEQTLVNLLGQ; the protein is encoded by the coding sequence ATGACAGACAGCCCAGTTTTGGCTCTAGCTAAAGACCTTATTAGCCGTCAATCGGTAACCCCAGAAGATGCAGATTGCCAAAAGGTAATGATAGAGCGTTTGGAAAAGCTCGGATTTGAAATTGAAGTGATGGTATTCGAAGACACCACGAATTTCTGGGCCCGACGTGGTCAGCAAGCACCACTTTTTGCTTTTGCTGGGCATACCGATGTGGTTCCAGCGGGTCCTCTTGACCAGTGGAACACCTCGCCCTTTGAACCGACGATCATCGATGGCTACCTATATGGACGTGGGGCTGCGGATATGAAAGGTTCACTGGCATGTATGCTGGTCGCGGCAGAGCGTTTTGTCGCAGAACACCCCGATCATAAAGGCTCTATCGCATTCTTGATTACTTCTGATGAGGAAGGACCGTTCATCAACGGTACTACTCGCGTCATTGATACCTTGATGGCACGCGACGAGAAGATAGACATGTGCATTGTGGGGGAACCCTCTAGCACCAATCACGTTGGTGATGTGGTTAAAAATGGTCGTCGTGGCTCAATTACTGGTGATCTTCGTGTCAAAGGCATTCAAGGTCATGTCGCCTATCCACACCTCGCCAATAATCCGATTCATAAAGCCATGCCCGCGCTTGCTGAACTGGCTGCGACGGAATGGGATCAAGGTAACGCCTATTTCCCTCCCACTAGTTTCCAAATTCCCAACCTACAGGCGGGAACAGGGGCAAGCAATGTGATCCCGGGAGAATTTGACGTTCAGTTTAACTTTCGCTTTAGCACCGAGTTGACTGATGAAACGATCAAAAGCCGCGTTCATACCGTGCTCGATCAACATCAGCTCGACTATGACCTCAAGTGGACATTGAGCGGTCACCCTTTCTTAACGGATACTGGCGCGCTATTAGATGCTGTGGTAACGGGTGTAGAAGCGGTCAACGGTACTAAACCTGAGCTGTTAACTACTGGTGGCACCTCTGATGGTCGCTTTATCGCTCGTATGGGCGCACAGGTGGTCGAATTGGGACCGGTTAACGCAACCATCCACAAGGTCAACGAGTGTGTTAAAGTGGATGATCTGGAAAAGCTTACCGATATGTTTGAACAAACACTCGTTAATCTTCTAGGACAATAA
- a CDS encoding ArsC family reductase has protein sequence MAVTMFGIPNCDTIKKAKKWLEANNIEFSFHDYRKQGIDAEMVSHFCKQLGWENVLNKRGTTFRQLTPEQKETLSLETALPLLVDNSAMIKRPILDIDGSLHLGFKADQYQQIFSNPS, from the coding sequence ATGGCAGTGACTATGTTTGGGATCCCAAATTGCGATACCATCAAAAAAGCGAAAAAATGGCTCGAAGCCAATAACATTGAGTTCTCATTCCACGATTACCGTAAACAAGGTATTGATGCTGAGATGGTCAGCCATTTCTGTAAACAGTTGGGATGGGAAAATGTGCTGAACAAGCGTGGTACGACTTTTAGACAACTGACCCCAGAACAGAAAGAGACGCTCTCTTTAGAAACGGCACTGCCTTTATTGGTGGACAACTCTGCCATGATTAAGCGCCCTATTTTAGATATTGATGGTTCGCTGCATCTTGGTTTTAAAGCCGACCAATATCAGCAAATTTTTTCTAACCCATCGTAA
- a CDS encoding winged helix-turn-helix domain-containing protein produces the protein MELSAVFARRLYLALLVESMERPNVPKLIEKTGWPRRTIQDVIKALPGIGIELMFVQDGRRHNDGYYQLSDWGPFDSQWVFDRQDDIELTLGV, from the coding sequence ATGGAACTGAGTGCTGTTTTTGCTCGTCGTCTCTACCTTGCTTTGCTTGTTGAAAGTATGGAAAGACCGAATGTACCAAAATTAATCGAGAAGACGGGATGGCCACGTCGAACTATCCAGGATGTCATTAAGGCTCTGCCTGGGATCGGGATTGAGTTGATGTTTGTGCAAGACGGACGCAGACATAATGATGGATACTACCAGTTATCAGACTGGGGACCGTTCGACAGTCAATGGGTATTTGATCGCCAAGATGACATCGAACTAACGCTAGGCGTATAG
- a CDS encoding DUF2956 domain-containing protein gives MKHSQPQPSKETQQEALKIARSTQKPGQTKEQTKLIAQGIEKGIAVYKKQLKEKKRQADKAQKKVKKEKLVDQEGGHSQAIVENTISGATTEKSRTALLPWGLLIVSWVGFVAYAFLG, from the coding sequence ATGAAGCATTCTCAACCACAACCTTCCAAAGAGACTCAACAAGAGGCACTAAAAATTGCCCGATCAACGCAAAAACCGGGGCAAACGAAAGAGCAAACCAAGCTTATCGCCCAAGGAATAGAAAAAGGTATTGCGGTATACAAAAAGCAACTGAAAGAGAAAAAACGTCAAGCTGATAAAGCGCAAAAGAAAGTAAAGAAAGAGAAACTGGTTGATCAAGAAGGCGGTCATTCACAAGCTATCGTTGAAAATACAATATCTGGAGCAACAACCGAAAAATCTCGCACTGCATTGCTGCCGTGGGGATTGTTGATCGTAAGTTGGGTTGGTTTTGTTGCTTATGCTTTTTTAGGTTAG
- a CDS encoding DUF2919 domain-containing protein → MRYAIEQYDKHGFLKPPVWLWIGWMFLIRAWVVFIVAGASRQDGSTILQHVYPDHTMLYLGLAMGTPIAIGMWLVGLRTVDSKKINVCIRYLRPLTLVMTMLQLTHTCYLINLQHWAFSWTNAVTLVSLIWFAIYLVNSRYVIDCLQSND, encoded by the coding sequence ATGCGCTATGCCATCGAGCAATATGATAAACATGGCTTTTTAAAACCCCCAGTGTGGCTGTGGATCGGTTGGATGTTTTTGATCCGCGCATGGGTCGTATTTATTGTCGCTGGAGCGAGTCGGCAAGACGGCAGTACGATACTTCAACACGTCTACCCAGATCACACCATGCTCTATCTTGGCTTAGCAATGGGCACACCGATTGCAATTGGGATGTGGTTGGTCGGTTTACGGACAGTGGATTCAAAGAAAATCAATGTCTGTATTCGTTACTTAAGACCGTTAACCTTGGTGATGACAATGCTTCAATTGACCCATACTTGTTACTTGATCAACCTGCAGCATTGGGCATTTAGTTGGACCAATGCCGTCACCCTAGTGAGTTTAATCTGGTTTGCAATTTATTTGGTCAATAGCCGTTATGTGATAGATTGCTTGCAGAGCAATGATTAA
- a CDS encoding Dyp-type peroxidase, whose product MSLPQSAILPEAEPFALYAQLKVKQNAANVLSELQKLPALVAELNDTQPGAELTLSVAFSHQFWSQFEQAMPAELKPFPELGEGETFAPSSDVDVLVHCHSRRHDLHFYVMRKLLQVCSEDVVVVDETHGFRFMDSRDFTDFVDGTENPEGEQRREVAILEEGDYAGGSYVMVQRFEHNLPAWSRLNVSAQEKVIGRTKPDSIELDNVPAASHVGRVDIKEEGKGLKIVRHSLPFGTASGAHGLLFIAYCHTVHNFDAMLESMYGVTDGKTDQLLRFTKATTGAYFFAPSESALSSLTVSN is encoded by the coding sequence ATGTCTTTACCACAAAGCGCCATTCTTCCAGAAGCAGAACCGTTTGCATTGTATGCACAACTTAAAGTTAAGCAAAATGCAGCGAATGTCTTGAGTGAATTACAGAAACTACCAGCTTTGGTTGCTGAGTTAAATGACACTCAACCCGGAGCAGAGTTGACACTTTCAGTGGCTTTCTCTCACCAGTTTTGGAGTCAGTTCGAGCAAGCTATGCCTGCGGAACTTAAACCTTTTCCAGAATTGGGTGAAGGCGAGACGTTTGCACCAAGCAGTGACGTTGACGTTTTGGTTCATTGCCATTCTCGCCGCCATGACTTGCACTTTTACGTGATGCGCAAGTTGCTGCAGGTTTGCAGTGAAGATGTTGTTGTGGTCGATGAAACTCACGGTTTCCGTTTTATGGATTCTCGCGACTTTACAGATTTTGTCGATGGTACTGAAAACCCAGAAGGCGAGCAGCGTCGTGAAGTCGCTATCCTAGAAGAAGGTGACTATGCGGGCGGCAGTTACGTGATGGTTCAGCGCTTTGAACACAACCTACCAGCATGGAGCCGTCTTAATGTTTCAGCACAAGAGAAGGTGATTGGTCGAACTAAGCCAGACTCAATCGAATTGGACAATGTCCCAGCGGCGTCTCACGTTGGTCGTGTTGACATTAAAGAAGAAGGTAAAGGGCTTAAGATTGTTCGTCACAGCCTACCTTTTGGTACCGCAAGTGGTGCTCACGGCTTGTTGTTTATTGCTTATTGCCACACGGTTCATAACTTTGATGCCATGCTTGAGAGCATGTACGGTGTGACTGATGGCAAGACCGACCAACTGTTGCGCTTTACCAAGGCAACGACAGGTGCTTACTTCTTCGCGCCATCTGAATCTGCACTAAGCTCTCTAACGGTATCTAACTAA
- a CDS encoding flagellin: MSITVNTNVSAMMAQSHLNTATQALNQSLERLASGKKINSAKDDAAGLQISNRLNSQIRGLGVAQRNANDGISIMQTAEGAMKESTNILQRMRDLSLQSANGSNSSEDRRALNEEFNALNDELNRIAETTSFGGRKLLNGQFGSTAFQIGAGSGEAMSIQLLNMRSDQIGMGGLAYQSAFAANKDWTASEDDSLSIRYLDHQSNEVTQTIEIKAGDDIEQVATYINGQTDAISASVNEDGQLQFFADESIANSQVLFAGSIADQFKIGEMGVKTVDDMNIGSVGEAQLSVSVIDKALKYVDGHRSQLGAMQNRLGHTINNLANMEENLSTSKSRIEDTDYAKETAQMVKQQILQQVSTTILAQAKQTPNLAVTLLQN; encoded by the coding sequence ATGTCGATTACTGTTAATACCAATGTGAGTGCCATGATGGCGCAGTCACACCTCAATACCGCTACTCAAGCACTGAATCAGTCGCTTGAGCGTTTGGCGTCGGGAAAAAAAATTAACAGTGCCAAAGACGATGCTGCGGGTCTGCAGATCTCCAACCGTTTGAACTCGCAAATTCGAGGCTTGGGCGTCGCTCAACGTAATGCCAATGACGGGATCTCGATTATGCAGACGGCAGAAGGTGCAATGAAAGAGAGCACCAACATTTTGCAACGCATGCGGGATCTATCATTGCAATCGGCGAATGGTTCTAATAGTTCCGAAGATCGACGCGCCCTGAATGAGGAATTTAACGCCCTCAACGATGAATTGAACCGCATTGCAGAGACTACCTCTTTTGGTGGACGTAAGCTGTTAAATGGACAGTTTGGCAGTACGGCATTTCAGATTGGTGCCGGTTCTGGTGAAGCGATGAGTATTCAATTGCTGAATATGCGTTCCGATCAAATTGGAATGGGCGGACTTGCCTATCAAAGCGCCTTTGCAGCCAACAAAGATTGGACCGCGAGTGAAGATGATTCACTCAGTATTCGCTACCTTGATCACCAAAGCAACGAGGTGACTCAAACAATAGAAATAAAAGCGGGTGACGATATAGAGCAAGTGGCGACGTACATTAATGGTCAAACCGATGCGATATCGGCTTCAGTGAATGAAGATGGTCAGTTGCAGTTTTTTGCTGATGAATCGATTGCCAATAGCCAAGTGCTCTTTGCGGGATCGATTGCTGACCAATTTAAAATTGGTGAGATGGGAGTGAAAACGGTTGATGATATGAATATCGGCAGTGTTGGAGAGGCACAACTATCGGTATCGGTCATTGATAAAGCATTGAAGTATGTGGATGGTCATCGCTCTCAACTCGGCGCCATGCAGAACCGACTCGGTCATACCATTAACAACTTGGCGAATATGGAAGAGAATCTTTCCACCTCAAAGAGTCGTATTGAGGACACCGATTACGCTAAGGAAACGGCTCAAATGGTCAAACAGCAGATCCTGCAACAGGTGAGTACCACGATTTTGGCGCAAGCAAAGCAAACCCCTAACCTCGCTGTCACCCTATTACAAAACTAG
- a CDS encoding flagellin, whose translation MAVNVNTNVSAMTAQRYLNNANQAQNASMERLSSGFKINSAKDDAAGLQISNRLNVQSRGLDVAVRNANDGISIAQTAEGAMNETTNILQRMRDLSLQSSNGSNSKSERVAIQEEVTALNDELNRIAETTSFGGNRLLNGTHGTKSFQIGSDNGEAVMLSLRDMRSDNEMMGGASYQAVNGKGKDWEVASGANDLTISLTDSFGAEQEITINAKAGDDIEELATYINGQTDLVKASVNEDGQLQVFAGNNKVDGAVSFSGGLAGELDMGEGKAVTVDTIDVTSVGGAQESVAILDAALKYVDSHRAELGAFQNRFDHAINNLDNINENVNASKSRIKDTDFAKETTSMTKSQILSQASSSILAQAKQAPNSALSLLG comes from the coding sequence ATGGCTGTAAATGTAAACACTAACGTATCGGCAATGACCGCTCAACGTTACCTAAACAACGCAAACCAAGCGCAAAACGCGTCGATGGAACGTCTATCTTCTGGCTTCAAAATCAACAGCGCAAAAGATGACGCAGCGGGCCTACAAATCTCAAACCGTTTGAACGTACAAAGCCGTGGTCTTGACGTCGCGGTGCGTAACGCGAATGACGGTATCTCGATTGCACAAACCGCAGAAGGTGCAATGAACGAGACCACCAACATTCTACAACGTATGCGTGATCTGTCTTTGCAATCATCAAATGGTTCAAACTCAAAATCAGAGCGTGTTGCGATTCAAGAAGAAGTGACTGCACTGAACGACGAACTCAACCGTATTGCAGAAACCACGTCTTTTGGTGGTAACCGTCTACTGAACGGTACTCACGGCACCAAATCTTTCCAAATCGGCTCTGACAATGGTGAAGCGGTGATGCTAAGCCTGCGTGATATGCGTTCAGACAACGAAATGATGGGTGGCGCAAGCTATCAAGCGGTCAATGGCAAAGGTAAAGATTGGGAAGTGGCTAGCGGTGCTAACGACCTAACTATCTCATTGACAGATTCTTTCGGTGCAGAGCAAGAAATTACAATCAACGCGAAAGCGGGCGACGATATCGAAGAATTGGCGACGTACATCAACGGTCAAACAGACCTAGTCAAAGCGTCAGTGAACGAAGATGGTCAGCTACAAGTGTTCGCAGGCAACAACAAAGTTGACGGCGCAGTGAGCTTTTCAGGCGGTCTTGCTGGTGAGCTAGACATGGGTGAAGGCAAAGCGGTGACCGTGGATACCATCGACGTGACGTCTGTGGGTGGTGCACAAGAGTCGGTAGCAATTCTTGATGCGGCACTAAAATATGTGGATAGCCACCGTGCGGAGCTGGGTGCATTCCAAAACCGTTTCGACCATGCGATCAACAACCTAGATAACATCAACGAAAACGTGAACGCATCGAAGAGCCGTATCAAAGATACCGACTTTGCGAAAGAAACAACGTCAATGACGAAGAGCCAGATCCTATCTCAAGCATCAAGCTCAATCTTGGCGCAAGCGAAACAGGCAC